In the Pogoniulus pusillus isolate bPogPus1 chromosome 4, bPogPus1.pri, whole genome shotgun sequence genome, one interval contains:
- the PRICKLE1 gene encoding prickle-like protein 1: MPLEMEAKANNLVFGCQRSSTSDDDSGCALEEYAWVPPGLRPEQVQLYFACLPEEKVPYVNSPGEKHRIKQLLYQLPPHDNEVRYCQSLSEEEKKELQMFSSQRKKEALGRGTIKLLSRAVMHAVCEQCGTKVNGGEVAVFASRAGPGVCWHPSCFVCFTCNELLVDLIYFYQDGKIHCGRHHAELLKPRCSACDEIIFADECTEAEGRHWHMKHFCCLECETILGGQRYIMKDGRPFCCNCFESLYAEYCETCGEHIGVDHAQMTYDGQHWHATETCFSCAQCKTSLLGCPFLPKQGQIYCSKTCSLGEDVHASDSSDSAFQSARSRDSRRSVRMGKSSRSADQCRQSLLLSPALNYKFPGLSGNADDTLSRKMDDLSLSREEASFVNEDFWKGRVEQEMPEDPEEWAEHEDYMTQLLMKFGDKNLFQQPAEVDIRSSEHWISDSMVKNKLDLKKNNPSLASKKYQSDMYWAQSQDGLGDSAYGSHPGPASSRKIQELDMEHRASEYKHDQTPWYGGSLECLSDLKQQEQSVRDSMDSLALSNITGASMDGEGKPRPSLYSLQTFQELEVEDCEKMSNMGTLNSSMLHRSTESLKSLSSELCQEKVLPEEKPVHVPVLRRSKSQSRPQQVKFSDDVIDNGSYENVEIRQAPMSERTRRRVYHFEDRGNRPSHHRRRSRKSRSDNALNLAAERRCSPRERFRYYSPQDHEKFIQNRSSRELQAYIQNAELYGRYAHTRSDYALRNQLVDKFFGLYGEEDDSWCSTSSSSSDSEEEGYFLGQPIPQPRSLRYPYYTDDLSGPTAALSSSQFGQRTTKSKKKRGHKGKNCIIS; the protein is encoded by the exons ATGCCATTGGAGATGGAGGCCAAAGCCAACAATCTCGTTTTTGGCTGTCAGCGAAGCTCAACATCTGATGATGACTCTGGCTGTGCCTTGGAAGAATATGCCTGGGTTCCCCCAGGCCTCAGACCAGAGCAG GTCCAGTTGTATTTTGCCTGCTTGCCAGAGGAGAAGGTCCCTTATGTTAACAGCCCTGGAGAGAAACATCGAATTAAACAACTTCTCTATCAGCTGCCACCCCATGATAATGAG GTGAGGTACTGCCAGTCTTtaagtgaagaagaaaagaaggaactgCAGATGTTCAGCtctcagagaaaaaaagaggccCTTGGCCGAGGCACTATTAAGCTACTCTCAAGAGCAGTGATGCATGCTGTTTGTGAACAG tgtGGTACGAAAGTGAATGGAGGTGAAGTTGCAGTTTTTGCCTCAAGAGCTGGACCAGGTGTGTGTTGGCATCCCTCATGTTTTGTGTGCTTCACGTGTAATGAGTTGCTTGTTGACCTGATCTACTTCTACCAAGATGGAAAAATTCATTGTGGCAGACACCATGCAGAGCTTCTCAAACCTCGATGTTCAGCCTGTGATGAG ATCATTTTTGCTGATGAGTGTACAGAAGCCGAGGGTCGCCACTGGCACATGAAACACTTCTGTTGCCTCGAGTGTGAGACAATCCTGGGTGGACAGAGATACATCATGAAGGATGGGCGACCATTCTGCTGCAACTGTTTTGAATCTCTCTATGCAGAATACTGTGAGACCTGTGGGGAACACATTG gTGTTGACCATGCTCAGATGACCTATGATGGACAGCACTGGCATGCCACAGAGACTTGCTTTTCTTGTGCTCAATGCAAGACATCTTTGCTTGGCTGCCCTTTCCTTCCAAAGCAAGGGCAGATTTATTGTTCAAAAACCTGCAGCTTGGGAGAGGATGTTCACGCCTCTGACTCCTCTGACTCTGCATTTCAGTCTGCTCGCTCCAGAGACTCCAGGAGGAGCGTTCGCATGGGAAAAAGCAGCCGGTCAGCCGACCAGTGCCGCCAGTCTCTCCTGCTGTCACCCGCCCTCAATTACAAATTCCCTGGCCTTTCAGGCAATGCTGATGACACACTTTCTCGTAAGATGGATGACCTAAGCCtttccagggaagaggcaagCTTTGTTAATGAAGACTTCTGGAAAGGAAGAGTAGAGCAAGAAATGCCTGAAGACCCTGAAGAATGGGCTGAACATGAAGACTACATGACTCAGCTTCTTATGAAGTTTGGTGATAAAAACCtcttccagcagcctgctgaagtAGACATTAGATCAAGTGAACACTGGATTTCTGATAGCATGGTCAAGAACAAGTTggacttgaaaaaaaataatccaagtCTAGCAAGTAAGAAGTATCAATCAGACATGTACTGGGCTCAGTCACAAGATGGCTTGGGTGACTCTGCATATGGCAGCCACCCAGGCCCTGCCAGCAGTAGAAAAATCCAGGAACTAGACATGGAACACAGGGCATCAGAATACAAGCATGACCAAACACCGTGGTATGGAGGTTCACTTGAATGTTTGTCTGACCTGAAACAGCAGGAACAAAGTGTTCGAGACTCCATGGATTCTTTGGCTTTATCTAATATAACAG GGGCTTCGATGGATGGAGAAGGCAAGCCACGACCATCTCTCTACTCTTTACAAACTTTCCAAGAACTGGAAGTAGAGGACTGTGAGAAAATGAGCAACATGGGAACTCTGAATTCTTCCATGCTCCACCGGAGCACAGAGTCCTTGAAGAGCCTGAGCTCAGAGTTGTGTCAGGAAAAAGTCTTGCCAGAAGAAAAGCCAGTGCATGTGCCTGTCCTGAGGAGATCTAAATCCCAGTCGAGACCACAGCAAGTAAAGTTTTCAGATGATGTTATTGACAATGGAAGTTATGAGAACGTTGAGATACGTCAGGCTCCGATGAGTGAAAGGACTCGCAGGCGCGTTTACCATTTTGAAGACCGTGGGAATCGGCCTTCTCATCATCGCAGAAGAAGCAGGAAGTCTCGTTCAGATAATGCACTTAACTTGGCCGCAGAGAGAAGATGTTCTCCAAGAGAGAGATTTCGTTATTACTCCCCTCAGGATCATGAGAAATTTATCCAGAACAGAAGCTCCCGCGAGCTGCAGGCATACATCCAGAACGCGGAGCTGTACGGACGGTATGCCCACACGCGGTCTGACTACGCGCTGAGGAACCAGCTGGTGGATAAATTTTTTGGATTGTATGGTGAGGAAGATGACTCCTGGTGTTCAACTTCATCCTCATCGTCTGATTCTGAAGAAGAAGGATATTTTCTAGGACAGCCAATTCCACAGCCACGATCGCTGAGATACCCATACTACACAGATGACCTTTCTGGTCCAACGGCCGCGTTATCTAGTTCTCAGTTTGGACAAAGGACAACCAAATCAAAGAAGAAGAGGGGACACAAAGGAAAAAACTGCATCATTTCTTAA